GACGCTGGCTAAGCTGTAGGTATGGGGGTCAGTCGTTGGATCCCGTGAGGAGGCCCGATGGCTGTCTTCCGTCGTATCGCTCTGTTGTCCGCCCTGCTGTCCATGCTGACGGCCTGTGCCAGCTACCACGATCAATTGATCGCCCAGGGTTATCCACCCGCCTATGCCGATGGCTTCAGCGATGGCTGCCAGACCGGCAAGCAGGCAGTGAACGGCATCGGCTACGTGCACAAGGATCTACGCCGTTTCGCCGGGGAGAAGCCCTATCAGCAAGGCTGGGACGCCGGCTACGCACAATGCGTGCAGACCGCCCAACGCGATGAGCAGGAGCGCTTTCACGAGCAGATACGGGAGAATCGTGAAAGCCCCGAGCAACTTCACCTGCGCTCCAAAACACGCTGAGGTCGCCGTCGTCCTTGCGTGCCCGGGGAGATGACCTATGCTGGCGGGCCCGCTAGTCGAGCCCTGCCGATGTCTTCCCGCTCCCCACTGTTCGCCGTCGCCCTGCTGCTGGTCGCCATGACCTCGATCCAGGCGAGTGCCAGCCTCGCCAAGACACTCTTCTTGCGCCTCGATCCGGTGGGCGTCACCACCTTGCGGCTGATCTTCGCCGCCTTGGTCTTGCTGGCCGTGCTGCGCCCCTGGCGTACTTTCCGACGCGAAGCCCTGGGCAGTCTGGTGGGCTATGGCGTTGCCATGGGCGTGATGAACCTGAGTATCTACCTGGCCATGCAGCGCCTGCCGATCGGTATCGCCGTGGGCCTGGAGTTCGTCGGCCCGCTGGTGGTGGCGCTGTGCGCGCTGCGCCGCTGGCTGGATCTGCTGTGGATCGCTCTGGTGATCGCCGGGCTGGCGGTGCTGCTGCCCTTCGGCCACAACGCTTCGGCCCTGGACCCGCTGGGCACGGCCCTGGCCTTGGGCGCCGGCGCCTGCTGGGCGCTGTACATCGTGCTGGGCAAGCGTGCCGGTGCGGTGCATGGCACCGCTACCGTGGCCCTGGGTGCCACCATCGGCGCCCTGGTGATCCTGCCCCTGGGCATCGTGCACAGCGGCAGCAACCTGTTGAAACCAGAAATCTGGCCGCTGGCCCTGGGGCTGGCGCTGCTGTCCACCGCCCTGCCCTATGCCTTGGAAATGATGGCCCTGACCCGCCTGCCGGCCGCGACCTTCGGTACGCTGATGAGCCTGGAACCCGCGCTGGGCGCTCTCTCCGGCTGGGTATTCCTCGGCGAGATCCTCGGCATCGCCCAGTGGTTCGCCCTGGCCTGCATCATCGCGGCCTCGATTGGCGCGACCTGGAGCAGTCGCCTGACCCCGGAGCAAACGCCGCTCTAGAGACTCTATAACGAAGCGAATCCTCACGCGGAGTACCGGCGATGATCTATCTGATAATGGGTGTCTCGGGCAGTGGCAAGACCACCCTGGGTGAAAAGCTCGCCAACCGACTGGGCTGTCGCTTCGACGATGCCGACACCTTTCACAGCCAGGCCAACAAGGACAAGATGGCGCGCGGCATCGCCCTCACCGACGAGGATCGTTGGCCTTGGCTGGATGCCATCCACGACGCCATGCAGCAGGCCCAGGCCGAGGGCACGACCCGGGTGTTCGCC
The window above is part of the Pseudomonas oryzihabitans genome. Proteins encoded here:
- a CDS encoding EamA family transporter, which produces MSSRSPLFAVALLLVAMTSIQASASLAKTLFLRLDPVGVTTLRLIFAALVLLAVLRPWRTFRREALGSLVGYGVAMGVMNLSIYLAMQRLPIGIAVGLEFVGPLVVALCALRRWLDLLWIALVIAGLAVLLPFGHNASALDPLGTALALGAGACWALYIVLGKRAGAVHGTATVALGATIGALVILPLGIVHSGSNLLKPEIWPLALGLALLSTALPYALEMMALTRLPAATFGTLMSLEPALGALSGWVFLGEILGIAQWFALACIIAASIGATWSSRLTPEQTPL